The Bradysia coprophila strain Holo2 unplaced genomic scaffold, BU_Bcop_v1 contig_70, whole genome shotgun sequence genome contains a region encoding:
- the LOC119083661 gene encoding tyrosine 3-monooxygenase isoform X1 encodes MMAVAAAQKNREMFAMKKSYSIENGYPSRRRSLVDDARFETIVVKQTKQSVLEEAREKANDTALENCVIQAQVDHQVPEVENIEIEIQNEEHEASEEETVVDNVEIEAAYKDEVHDQHFNAESKDEGLTEEEVVLSNAIAASAEAEQAVQRAALIVRLRDGMSSLGRILKSIETHHGAIVHLESRASREEGVQYDVLVKVDMSRVNLLQLIRTLRQTKSFGGVNLVAEDNISVKAPWFPKHASELDNCNHLMTKYEPELDMNHPGFADKVYRERRRHIAEIAFAYKYGDAIPHIDYTDVEHKTWGAVFRIVLDLMPKHACAEYRHVFAKLQSEGIFREDQIPQLEDMSNFLRKNTGFTLRPAAGLLTARDFLASLAFRIFQSTQYVRHVNSPYHTPEPDCIHELLGHMPLLADPNFAQFSQEIGLASLGASDEEIEKLSTVYWFTVEFGLCKEAGCDDVKAYGAGLLSSYGELLNALSDKPELRPFEPASTAVQTYQDQEYQPIYYVAESFEDAKEKFRRWVSTMSRPFEVRFNPHTERVEVLDSVDKLDNLVSQMNTEILHLSNAINKLRHPVC; translated from the exons atgatGGCCGTAGCAGCAGCTCAAAAAAATCGCGAAATGTTCGCTATGAAAAAATCTTATAGCATCGAG AATGGATATCCATCTCGTCGTCGTTCGCTTGTTGATGATGCTCGTTTCGAGACAATCGTTGTGAAGCAGACCAAGCAATCTGTGCTTGAGGAAGCCCGTGAAAAGGCTAACG ACACAGCATTAGAAAACTGTGTCATTCAAGCTCAAGTTGACCATCAAGTCCCTGAAG ttgaaaatattgaaattgagattCAAAATGAGGAACATGAAGCGTCCGAAGAGGAAACGGTTGTTGataatg TTGAAATTGAAGCAGCTTATAAAGATGAAGTTCATGATCAACACTTTAACGCCGAATCCAAAG ATGAAGGTTTGACTGAAGAAGAGGTCGTTCTGTCCAATGCCATTGCTGCCTCAGCCGAAGCCGAACAGGCCGTTCAACGTGCCGCATTGATTGTTCGTCTTCGTGACGGCATGAGCTCGTTGGGCCGCATCCTGAAATCCATTGAGACACATCACGGAGCCATCGTCCATTTGGAATCACGTGCCTCGCGCGAAGAAGGCGTCCAGTATGATGTGTTGGTCAAGGTGGATATGTCGCGCGTGAATCTGTTGCAATTGATCCGTACACTGAGACAAACCAAATCGTTTGGCGGCGTTAATTTGGTGGCTGAAGATAATATCAGTGTGAAGGCACCGTGGTTCCCAAAGCATGCATCCGAATTGGACAATTGCAACCATTTGATGACCAAATACGAACCCGAATTGGACATGAATCATCCCGGATTCGCTGACAAAGTCTACCGTGAACGTAGAAGACACATTGCAGAGATTGCATTCGCCTACAAATA TGGTGATGCCATTCCCCACATCGACTACACCGACGTTGAGCACAAAACTTGGGGCGCTGTTTTCCGCATCGTTTTGGATTTGATGCCAAAGCATGCGTGTGCCGAATACCGACACGTTTTCGCCAAATTGCAAAGCGAAGGAATCTTCCGCGAAGATCAAATCCCACAATTGGAAGACATGAGCAACTTCTTGCGCAAAAATACCGGTTTCACACTAAGACCGGCCGCTGGCTTATTGACCGCTCGCGATTTCTTGGCTTCGTTGgctttccgaattttccaaaGTACCCAATACGTGCGACACGTCAACTCACCGTACCATACACCAGAACC CGATTGCATCCACGAACTATTAGGTCACATGCCATTGTTGGCTGACCCAAATTTCGCACAATTCTCGCAAGAGATCGGACTTGCCTCACTCGGTGCATCGgatgaagaaattgaaaaactatcCACC GTATACTGGTTCACAGTCGAATTCGGTTTGTGCAAAGAGGCCGGATGCGATGACGTCAAAGCATACGGTGCCGGTCTGCTCTCCTCGTACGGTGAACTGCTAAACGCACTCAGCGACAAACCGGAACTGCGTCCCTTCGAACCAGCGTCGACAGCCGTTCAAACCTATCAGGATCAGGAATATCAGCCGATCTACTATGTGGCCGAAAGTTTCGAAGATGCCAAAGAGAAATTCCGTCGATGGGTGTCCACAATGTCGCGTCCGTTCGAAGTGCGTTTCAATCCACACACCGAACGCGTTGAAGTGCTGGACTCGGTGGATAAATTGGACAATTTAGTATCACAAATGAACAcagaaattttacatttatccAATGCGATCAACAAATTGAGACATCCAGTCTGTTAA
- the LOC119083661 gene encoding tyrosine 3-monooxygenase isoform X2, producing MMAVAAAQKNREMFAMKKSYSIENGYPSRRRSLVDDARFETIVVKQTKQSVLEEAREKANDTALENCVIQAQVDHQVPEVENIEIEIQNEEHEASEEETVVDNDEGLTEEEVVLSNAIAASAEAEQAVQRAALIVRLRDGMSSLGRILKSIETHHGAIVHLESRASREEGVQYDVLVKVDMSRVNLLQLIRTLRQTKSFGGVNLVAEDNISVKAPWFPKHASELDNCNHLMTKYEPELDMNHPGFADKVYRERRRHIAEIAFAYKYGDAIPHIDYTDVEHKTWGAVFRIVLDLMPKHACAEYRHVFAKLQSEGIFREDQIPQLEDMSNFLRKNTGFTLRPAAGLLTARDFLASLAFRIFQSTQYVRHVNSPYHTPEPDCIHELLGHMPLLADPNFAQFSQEIGLASLGASDEEIEKLSTVYWFTVEFGLCKEAGCDDVKAYGAGLLSSYGELLNALSDKPELRPFEPASTAVQTYQDQEYQPIYYVAESFEDAKEKFRRWVSTMSRPFEVRFNPHTERVEVLDSVDKLDNLVSQMNTEILHLSNAINKLRHPVC from the exons atgatGGCCGTAGCAGCAGCTCAAAAAAATCGCGAAATGTTCGCTATGAAAAAATCTTATAGCATCGAG AATGGATATCCATCTCGTCGTCGTTCGCTTGTTGATGATGCTCGTTTCGAGACAATCGTTGTGAAGCAGACCAAGCAATCTGTGCTTGAGGAAGCCCGTGAAAAGGCTAACG ACACAGCATTAGAAAACTGTGTCATTCAAGCTCAAGTTGACCATCAAGTCCCTGAAG ttgaaaatattgaaattgagattCAAAATGAGGAACATGAAGCGTCCGAAGAGGAAACGGTTGTTGataatg ATGAAGGTTTGACTGAAGAAGAGGTCGTTCTGTCCAATGCCATTGCTGCCTCAGCCGAAGCCGAACAGGCCGTTCAACGTGCCGCATTGATTGTTCGTCTTCGTGACGGCATGAGCTCGTTGGGCCGCATCCTGAAATCCATTGAGACACATCACGGAGCCATCGTCCATTTGGAATCACGTGCCTCGCGCGAAGAAGGCGTCCAGTATGATGTGTTGGTCAAGGTGGATATGTCGCGCGTGAATCTGTTGCAATTGATCCGTACACTGAGACAAACCAAATCGTTTGGCGGCGTTAATTTGGTGGCTGAAGATAATATCAGTGTGAAGGCACCGTGGTTCCCAAAGCATGCATCCGAATTGGACAATTGCAACCATTTGATGACCAAATACGAACCCGAATTGGACATGAATCATCCCGGATTCGCTGACAAAGTCTACCGTGAACGTAGAAGACACATTGCAGAGATTGCATTCGCCTACAAATA TGGTGATGCCATTCCCCACATCGACTACACCGACGTTGAGCACAAAACTTGGGGCGCTGTTTTCCGCATCGTTTTGGATTTGATGCCAAAGCATGCGTGTGCCGAATACCGACACGTTTTCGCCAAATTGCAAAGCGAAGGAATCTTCCGCGAAGATCAAATCCCACAATTGGAAGACATGAGCAACTTCTTGCGCAAAAATACCGGTTTCACACTAAGACCGGCCGCTGGCTTATTGACCGCTCGCGATTTCTTGGCTTCGTTGgctttccgaattttccaaaGTACCCAATACGTGCGACACGTCAACTCACCGTACCATACACCAGAACC CGATTGCATCCACGAACTATTAGGTCACATGCCATTGTTGGCTGACCCAAATTTCGCACAATTCTCGCAAGAGATCGGACTTGCCTCACTCGGTGCATCGgatgaagaaattgaaaaactatcCACC GTATACTGGTTCACAGTCGAATTCGGTTTGTGCAAAGAGGCCGGATGCGATGACGTCAAAGCATACGGTGCCGGTCTGCTCTCCTCGTACGGTGAACTGCTAAACGCACTCAGCGACAAACCGGAACTGCGTCCCTTCGAACCAGCGTCGACAGCCGTTCAAACCTATCAGGATCAGGAATATCAGCCGATCTACTATGTGGCCGAAAGTTTCGAAGATGCCAAAGAGAAATTCCGTCGATGGGTGTCCACAATGTCGCGTCCGTTCGAAGTGCGTTTCAATCCACACACCGAACGCGTTGAAGTGCTGGACTCGGTGGATAAATTGGACAATTTAGTATCACAAATGAACAcagaaattttacatttatccAATGCGATCAACAAATTGAGACATCCAGTCTGTTAA
- the LOC119083661 gene encoding tyrosine 3-monooxygenase isoform X3, producing the protein MMAVAAAQKNREMFAMKKSYSIENGYPSRRRSLVDDARFETIVVKQTKQSVLEEAREKANDEGLTEEEVVLSNAIAASAEAEQAVQRAALIVRLRDGMSSLGRILKSIETHHGAIVHLESRASREEGVQYDVLVKVDMSRVNLLQLIRTLRQTKSFGGVNLVAEDNISVKAPWFPKHASELDNCNHLMTKYEPELDMNHPGFADKVYRERRRHIAEIAFAYKYGDAIPHIDYTDVEHKTWGAVFRIVLDLMPKHACAEYRHVFAKLQSEGIFREDQIPQLEDMSNFLRKNTGFTLRPAAGLLTARDFLASLAFRIFQSTQYVRHVNSPYHTPEPDCIHELLGHMPLLADPNFAQFSQEIGLASLGASDEEIEKLSTVYWFTVEFGLCKEAGCDDVKAYGAGLLSSYGELLNALSDKPELRPFEPASTAVQTYQDQEYQPIYYVAESFEDAKEKFRRWVSTMSRPFEVRFNPHTERVEVLDSVDKLDNLVSQMNTEILHLSNAINKLRHPVC; encoded by the exons atgatGGCCGTAGCAGCAGCTCAAAAAAATCGCGAAATGTTCGCTATGAAAAAATCTTATAGCATCGAG AATGGATATCCATCTCGTCGTCGTTCGCTTGTTGATGATGCTCGTTTCGAGACAATCGTTGTGAAGCAGACCAAGCAATCTGTGCTTGAGGAAGCCCGTGAAAAGGCTAACG ATGAAGGTTTGACTGAAGAAGAGGTCGTTCTGTCCAATGCCATTGCTGCCTCAGCCGAAGCCGAACAGGCCGTTCAACGTGCCGCATTGATTGTTCGTCTTCGTGACGGCATGAGCTCGTTGGGCCGCATCCTGAAATCCATTGAGACACATCACGGAGCCATCGTCCATTTGGAATCACGTGCCTCGCGCGAAGAAGGCGTCCAGTATGATGTGTTGGTCAAGGTGGATATGTCGCGCGTGAATCTGTTGCAATTGATCCGTACACTGAGACAAACCAAATCGTTTGGCGGCGTTAATTTGGTGGCTGAAGATAATATCAGTGTGAAGGCACCGTGGTTCCCAAAGCATGCATCCGAATTGGACAATTGCAACCATTTGATGACCAAATACGAACCCGAATTGGACATGAATCATCCCGGATTCGCTGACAAAGTCTACCGTGAACGTAGAAGACACATTGCAGAGATTGCATTCGCCTACAAATA TGGTGATGCCATTCCCCACATCGACTACACCGACGTTGAGCACAAAACTTGGGGCGCTGTTTTCCGCATCGTTTTGGATTTGATGCCAAAGCATGCGTGTGCCGAATACCGACACGTTTTCGCCAAATTGCAAAGCGAAGGAATCTTCCGCGAAGATCAAATCCCACAATTGGAAGACATGAGCAACTTCTTGCGCAAAAATACCGGTTTCACACTAAGACCGGCCGCTGGCTTATTGACCGCTCGCGATTTCTTGGCTTCGTTGgctttccgaattttccaaaGTACCCAATACGTGCGACACGTCAACTCACCGTACCATACACCAGAACC CGATTGCATCCACGAACTATTAGGTCACATGCCATTGTTGGCTGACCCAAATTTCGCACAATTCTCGCAAGAGATCGGACTTGCCTCACTCGGTGCATCGgatgaagaaattgaaaaactatcCACC GTATACTGGTTCACAGTCGAATTCGGTTTGTGCAAAGAGGCCGGATGCGATGACGTCAAAGCATACGGTGCCGGTCTGCTCTCCTCGTACGGTGAACTGCTAAACGCACTCAGCGACAAACCGGAACTGCGTCCCTTCGAACCAGCGTCGACAGCCGTTCAAACCTATCAGGATCAGGAATATCAGCCGATCTACTATGTGGCCGAAAGTTTCGAAGATGCCAAAGAGAAATTCCGTCGATGGGTGTCCACAATGTCGCGTCCGTTCGAAGTGCGTTTCAATCCACACACCGAACGCGTTGAAGTGCTGGACTCGGTGGATAAATTGGACAATTTAGTATCACAAATGAACAcagaaattttacatttatccAATGCGATCAACAAATTGAGACATCCAGTCTGTTAA